One genomic segment of Streptococcus salivarius includes these proteins:
- a CDS encoding glycosyltransferase family 8 protein: protein MNNKNAVVLAGDYAYIRQIETALKSLCYHNRQLKIYLFNQDIPVEWFRATREHVERLGGELLDIKLIGPQFQMNWTNKLGHINHMTFARYFIPDFVHEDKVLYLDSDLIVTGNLDSLFEQELGDNYVGAVRSCFGAGVGFNAGVLLINNRLWKEEHIRQKLVDITEREHANVGEGDQSILNMVFEDRYLNLPDTYNFQIGFDAGAAEGGHRFVFEIPLEPLPLILHYISPDKPWNQFSVVRLREVWWRYCLMEWSQILKTWTNRGFELESNRESTVLTCYTLTNSYLLEQIEYLVQHLPQVHFIIAAYTYMATELLVLSRHPNVTLYQNTYPLLVEYELSKVDFYLDINHYDKLPEIYGYVTQNQLPLLTFENTQAPNQSYQAIFLHENPELMVNAINQLVAKRISEKEESGC, encoded by the coding sequence ATGAATAATAAAAATGCAGTAGTATTGGCAGGAGATTATGCTTATATTCGTCAAATAGAGACCGCTTTAAAATCTCTTTGTTATCACAATCGTCAGCTTAAAATATACCTTTTTAATCAAGATATCCCAGTCGAGTGGTTCCGTGCCACGAGAGAGCATGTGGAGAGACTCGGAGGAGAGCTTCTTGATATTAAGTTGATTGGACCACAGTTCCAGATGAATTGGACGAACAAACTGGGACATATCAACCATATGACCTTTGCGCGTTATTTTATACCTGATTTCGTACATGAAGATAAGGTACTTTATCTTGATAGTGATTTGATAGTCACAGGTAATCTAGATAGTCTTTTTGAACAGGAATTGGGAGACAATTATGTCGGAGCTGTTCGTTCTTGTTTTGGTGCCGGTGTTGGTTTTAATGCAGGTGTATTGCTAATTAACAATCGTTTATGGAAAGAGGAACATATCCGTCAAAAACTAGTGGATATAACTGAACGGGAGCACGCAAATGTAGGAGAGGGTGATCAATCAATACTCAATATGGTATTTGAAGACCGCTACCTGAATTTACCTGATACTTATAATTTTCAAATTGGTTTTGATGCTGGTGCAGCCGAGGGAGGTCATCGTTTTGTTTTTGAAATTCCTCTTGAACCACTACCTTTGATTTTACATTATATTTCTCCGGATAAACCGTGGAATCAGTTTTCAGTAGTACGACTGCGTGAGGTTTGGTGGCGGTACTGTCTCATGGAATGGTCTCAAATTTTGAAAACATGGACAAATCGGGGCTTTGAGTTAGAATCTAACCGTGAATCTACCGTGTTGACGTGTTATACTTTGACGAACTCCTACTTATTGGAACAGATTGAATACTTAGTTCAGCATCTGCCTCAGGTTCATTTTATCATCGCTGCCTATACCTATATGGCTACAGAACTTTTAGTGTTATCTCGCCATCCAAATGTAACCCTTTATCAAAATACCTATCCTTTGCTTGTTGAATATGAGCTATCTAAAGTTGATTTCTATCTGGATATTAATCATTATGATAAATTACCAGAAATCTATGGGTACGTAACTCAAAATCAGCTTCCTTTACTAACTTTTGAGAATACACAAGCTCCAAATCAATCTTATCAAGCTATTTTTTTACATGAAAATCCTGAATTGATGGTGAATGCTATTAATCAATTGGTTGCTAAGCGTATTAGTGAGAAGGAGGAGAGTGGCTGCTAA
- the secY2 gene encoding accessory Sec system protein translocase subunit SecY2 has protein sequence MKKILQSIVFKRLSWTVLFLFIYVLGSHLVLPFIDLKYPKLLGGLSNSIAFTSAMMGGNLSSFSLFSVGLSPWMSAMILWQMFSFSKKSGLSKLPIEIQDRRKMYLTFAIALIQSLAVSLSLPIEVGIPKGLAILTNTILLIAGTFFLVWLSDLNSFFGIGGSIVILMASMVANLPRQIGESITRLHIGLPIILSLIIMGLLFLYIAVIVQRARYRIPINKVNIHNRFSQYSYLDVMLTPAGGMPFMYAISLVSIPQYLLILIQILFPKNSWTNTWIEALTVGHPIWLVLYQVVLFVLGIAFAFVNVSGEQIAERMRKSGEYIYNVYPGPDTSRYINKVVMKFAVIGAIYTVIMAGGPMMIVLINPQYLQLSMIPGMFLIYSGMVYNVREEIAAMTLNESYKGLFD, from the coding sequence ATGAAAAAAATATTACAATCTATTGTTTTTAAACGTTTATCTTGGACAGTTCTTTTCCTCTTTATTTATGTTTTGGGAAGCCATTTAGTCTTACCATTTATAGATTTGAAGTACCCAAAACTCTTAGGAGGGTTATCCAATTCGATAGCCTTCACAAGTGCTATGATGGGTGGTAATTTAAGTTCATTTTCACTTTTTTCTGTGGGCTTGTCCCCTTGGATGTCAGCCATGATTCTTTGGCAGATGTTTTCGTTTTCAAAAAAGTCTGGTTTAAGTAAGCTACCAATAGAAATACAGGATCGACGCAAAATGTATTTGACCTTTGCCATCGCTCTCATCCAGTCTTTAGCGGTGTCTCTAAGCCTTCCGATTGAAGTAGGAATTCCTAAAGGATTGGCTATCCTAACGAACACTATCCTTCTAATTGCGGGAACCTTCTTTTTAGTCTGGCTATCGGATTTGAATTCTTTCTTTGGTATAGGAGGTTCTATTGTCATTTTGATGGCCAGTATGGTTGCTAATCTACCTAGGCAAATTGGAGAGAGTATTACACGACTACATATAGGATTACCGATTATTCTCTCTCTGATTATCATGGGTTTGCTCTTCTTATATATTGCAGTTATTGTCCAAAGAGCACGGTATCGCATTCCCATCAATAAGGTTAATATTCATAATCGTTTTAGCCAGTATTCCTATCTTGATGTTATGCTTACCCCAGCAGGTGGGATGCCCTTCATGTACGCAATTTCTCTAGTCTCTATTCCTCAATATCTTCTTATCTTGATTCAGATTTTATTTCCTAAAAACAGTTGGACAAATACTTGGATTGAAGCTCTGACAGTGGGACATCCGATTTGGCTTGTTCTCTATCAAGTGGTCTTATTTGTTTTGGGGATTGCTTTTGCTTTCGTAAACGTTAGTGGTGAACAAATTGCAGAACGCATGCGAAAATCAGGAGAGTACATTTACAATGTTTATCCTGGCCCTGATACAAGCCGTTATATCAATAAAGTTGTCATGAAATTTGCTGTTATTGGGGCAATTTATACAGTTATCATGGCAGGTGGCCCTATGATGATTGTGCTTATTAATCCGCAGTACTTACAACTCAGTATGATTCCTGGAATGTTTTTGATTTACAGTGGAATGGTATACAATGTACGCGAAGAAATTGCGGCTATGACCCTAAATGAATCCTATAAAGGTTTATTTGACTAG
- the asp1 gene encoding accessory Sec system protein Asp1, whose translation MYYLIPAWYGQGAEFWQPDLTPWYFRTSKIEFDDTLHQARIFQGQAMSPRLLLLAYQPHLRYFLHRFDLLEVSHFSVFDAIQGIKDQPMRCLQVSDLDWDDDCDFIFTPFIIVVEKHHQRFAEIELGPEGYLSLIRYYQDGLILREEIYDDRGFVSSILHFENGQATHRDYLNEDGIWQLCHFFDGRGIVSNPRTDHRFKKNYYISMEEVIWEFFDAYIAQELTPSDCFVVASKSNLNQTLYSHLPEANQKILTYFKERNQNDSIEDYASYLQLVDLIISDSQDFSTELRKLFPEQAEKIQHMASYDTRLALGKSQRLKSSKLYYQVNLDDISWEAIYQVLDFVANHQNTHIVFGTFNANPHDFDTFKEEVEHLISEKLNKKKFKHIKDNQSAENYLAENEEVEYRYDFVNLIDETALIKEFEYTRLIVDLSLEPHRYTQIAGISAGIPQINRVTSDYVTHLKNGYILEEVTQFEEAASYYLDQLKYWNQALIEAIEKIRENTGERFVEKWEHYLKEDKYV comes from the coding sequence ATGTATTATTTAATTCCGGCTTGGTACGGTCAAGGGGCAGAGTTTTGGCAACCTGACTTAACACCGTGGTATTTTAGAACCTCGAAAATAGAATTTGATGATACTTTACACCAAGCACGTATTTTTCAAGGCCAAGCGATGTCGCCTAGATTATTACTTTTAGCTTATCAACCACATTTACGTTATTTTCTGCACCGCTTTGATCTCTTAGAAGTGTCGCATTTTTCAGTGTTTGATGCTATTCAAGGAATCAAAGATCAGCCCATGCGTTGCCTACAAGTATCTGACTTGGATTGGGATGATGATTGTGACTTTATTTTTACCCCCTTCATTATTGTTGTTGAGAAACATCATCAGCGTTTTGCCGAAATAGAGTTGGGACCAGAAGGATATTTGAGTCTTATTCGATATTATCAGGATGGCCTGATTTTAAGAGAAGAAATTTATGATGACAGAGGATTTGTTTCCAGTATCCTTCATTTTGAAAATGGTCAGGCAACACACCGAGATTATTTGAATGAAGATGGCATTTGGCAACTTTGTCATTTCTTTGATGGACGAGGGATCGTAAGTAATCCAAGAACAGATCATCGTTTTAAGAAAAATTACTATATCAGTATGGAAGAAGTCATTTGGGAGTTTTTTGATGCTTATATTGCTCAAGAATTGACGCCTTCGGATTGCTTTGTCGTTGCGTCGAAAAGTAATCTGAATCAAACTCTTTATAGTCATCTACCAGAGGCTAATCAGAAAATCTTGACCTACTTCAAAGAACGCAATCAAAATGACTCTATAGAGGATTATGCTTCTTATTTGCAACTTGTTGATCTGATTATTAGTGATTCTCAGGACTTTTCTACAGAATTAAGAAAACTATTTCCAGAGCAAGCTGAGAAGATTCAGCATATGGCATCTTATGATACCCGTCTAGCACTTGGAAAGAGCCAACGTCTTAAGTCATCTAAACTCTATTATCAGGTAAATTTAGATGATATCAGTTGGGAAGCTATCTATCAGGTTTTAGATTTTGTAGCAAATCATCAGAATACTCATATTGTATTTGGAACTTTCAATGCGAATCCGCATGATTTTGATACATTTAAGGAAGAAGTAGAGCACCTTATCTCTGAAAAACTGAATAAGAAAAAATTCAAACACATAAAAGATAATCAAAGTGCAGAAAACTACCTCGCTGAAAATGAGGAAGTTGAGTATCGTTATGATTTTGTTAATTTGATTGATGAGACAGCCTTGATTAAAGAATTTGAGTATACCCGTCTTATTGTTGATCTCAGCTTGGAACCACATCGTTATACTCAAATTGCAGGCATTAGTGCTGGGATTCCACAGATAAATAGGGTCACTTCGGACTATGTAACACATTTGAAAAATGGTTATATCCTAGAAGAAGTAACACAATTTGAGGAGGCGGCATCTTATTATCTTGATCAGTTAAAGTACTGGAATCAAGCTTTAATTGAAGCGATTGAGAAAATCAGAGAAAATACAGGAGAGCGTTTTGTTGAAAAATGGGAGCACTATTTGAAGGAGGATAAGTATGTCTAA
- the asp2 gene encoding accessory Sec system protein Asp2 — MSKISILQVGRDNWSNTYELPDNVRFFYLRAGLSSDILQCLKQAKLRNFNAVLVDSQESLLMLMDLRKSLVPYTIFYDADLLIEDHRVGRFLKEICAIPADFSDKQDLLDTLSKALFAGQYGDKLFPYQIQVHPRFEGKVIYNGFESISLDGNYGDSFKPILNWSFNIRVAEDFPVELWLEFEKAQTCQCRLVLRIIPEGSVSEIVRTIVVSEEEMRKGAIVLDQGRTYILSATLEAKGNGALRVGNFHQRWTRFQFGKFVLGGGILHDSKRQEINYFFYPGDFKPPLSVYFSGFRPAEGFEGFGMMRAMETPFLLFSDPRLEGGAFYMGTEELENSIKDTIQHYLDYLGFDSDQLILSGMSMGTFPSMYYGADFEPHAIIMSKPLANVGTIGNRARLLAPEVFPTGIDVLHLQTGRLDNEGVEALNQKFWDKFEKADFSNTTFGVSYMKDEDMDPTAFEDITKVLYSSGARILSKGTSGRHNDDHSTATAWFLNFYRMILENDFGRKG; from the coding sequence ATGTCTAAAATTAGCATTTTGCAGGTTGGACGAGATAATTGGTCAAATACTTATGAGCTCCCCGATAATGTTCGTTTTTTCTACCTTCGTGCTGGGCTTTCTAGTGATATTCTCCAATGTTTGAAACAAGCTAAACTAAGAAATTTTAATGCGGTCCTTGTTGATAGTCAGGAATCCTTACTCATGCTGATGGACTTGCGTAAGAGCTTAGTTCCTTATACCATCTTTTATGATGCTGACCTTTTGATAGAGGACCATCGAGTAGGTCGCTTTCTGAAAGAAATTTGTGCTATACCAGCAGATTTTTCAGATAAGCAAGATCTGCTAGATACCCTGTCTAAGGCACTTTTCGCTGGACAATATGGTGATAAATTGTTCCCTTATCAGATTCAGGTTCATCCTCGATTCGAAGGGAAAGTTATTTATAATGGTTTTGAAAGTATCTCTTTAGATGGGAATTACGGCGATTCCTTTAAGCCTATTCTTAACTGGAGTTTTAATATTCGAGTAGCTGAGGATTTCCCTGTTGAACTTTGGTTAGAATTTGAGAAGGCTCAGACCTGTCAATGCCGATTAGTGCTGCGCATTATTCCTGAAGGTTCAGTTTCAGAAATCGTGAGAACAATTGTAGTTAGCGAGGAAGAAATGCGTAAAGGTGCCATTGTTTTAGATCAGGGGAGAACTTATATTTTATCAGCAACTTTAGAAGCTAAAGGAAATGGTGCTCTAAGAGTTGGGAATTTCCATCAACGATGGACACGTTTTCAATTTGGAAAGTTTGTATTGGGTGGGGGGATTCTCCATGATAGTAAACGTCAGGAAATCAATTATTTCTTTTATCCTGGGGATTTCAAGCCACCGCTGTCCGTCTACTTTTCAGGTTTTCGTCCTGCCGAAGGTTTTGAAGGATTTGGTATGATGAGGGCTATGGAGACACCTTTCCTGCTATTTTCTGATCCTCGCCTAGAGGGGGGAGCTTTCTACATGGGAACTGAAGAGCTTGAAAATAGTATCAAGGATACTATCCAACATTATTTGGATTACCTAGGCTTTGACAGTGATCAACTTATTCTCTCTGGGATGTCCATGGGAACTTTCCCATCTATGTACTATGGTGCGGACTTTGAACCTCATGCCATTATCATGTCTAAACCTCTAGCCAATGTTGGTACCATCGGTAATCGTGCCAGACTTTTGGCACCAGAGGTTTTCCCGACAGGAATTGATGTCTTGCATTTGCAGACGGGACGTTTGGACAATGAAGGCGTCGAGGCCCTTAATCAGAAGTTCTGGGATAAGTTTGAAAAAGCAGACTTCTCAAACACGACCTTTGGGGTTTCTTACATGAAAGATGAGGATATGGACCCAACAGCCTTCGAGGATATTACTAAAGTCCTATATTCTTCGGGAGCACGAATTCTTAGCAAGGGAACTTCTGGACGACATAATGATGACCATTCAACTGCGACAGCTTGGTTTCTCAATTTTTATCGTATGATTTTAGAAAATGATTTTGGAAGAAAGGGATGA
- the asp3 gene encoding accessory Sec system protein Asp3, protein MIHKNNSQIQWGTNVRSYMFGSQIEHHPDGSVNFSNPLIASGTEIHSWLAIQNYQASRKQPSLPLLKKGYIYRLESQFTTVPEGTVYLKLSFLNRYGEEVKQMIEKKQSFTFVYPHEAYNYSISLLSAGMVELDFKGMTITEVGEENV, encoded by the coding sequence ATGATTCATAAGAATAACTCTCAGATTCAATGGGGAACGAATGTGAGATCCTATATGTTTGGTTCCCAAATTGAACATCATCCAGATGGCTCAGTCAATTTCAGTAACCCCTTGATAGCATCAGGAACTGAGATTCATTCCTGGCTGGCTATTCAAAATTATCAGGCGAGTCGAAAGCAACCTAGCTTACCTTTGTTAAAAAAGGGATATATTTATCGTCTCGAATCACAATTTACAACAGTTCCTGAAGGTACGGTTTATCTTAAATTAAGCTTCTTAAATCGTTATGGTGAGGAAGTTAAGCAGATGATTGAAAAAAAACAATCTTTCACCTTCGTCTATCCTCATGAAGCCTACAATTATTCCATCTCCCTCTTGAGTGCTGGAATGGTAGAATTGGATTTTAAGGGAATGACAATCACTGAAGTAGGAGAAGAAAATGTTTAA
- the secA2 gene encoding accessory Sec system translocase SecA2: protein MFNSLNPLKPVKSVLKQVNGWAEQMAQLDDQSLKDKTTEFRERLDKGESLDDLLPEAYAVVREAAKRVLGMFPYDVQVMGAIVMHQGNIAEMSTGEGKTLTATMPVYLNALTGQGAILVTTNEYLAKRDAEEMGQVYEFLGLTIGVPFAEDGEELDTFEKREIYASDIIYTTNSGLGFDYLIDNLASNKDGKYMRPFNFAIIDEVDSVLLDSAQTPLVISGSPRVQSNYYAMINTLMTTLVEDQDYIFKEEKGEVWLTTKGAKLAENYLGISNLYAKENATFARHLIYALRAHTLFKKDKDYIVRQGKDGPEVVLLDKATGRLMELTKLQGGMHQAIEAKELVKLSPETRAMASVTYQSLFRKFKKISGMTGTGKTAEKEFLDTYGMQVVQIPTNRPKQRIDYPDNLYVTLPEKIYASLEYVKHYHRKGNPLLIFVGSVEMSELYSNLLLREGIAHNLLNANNAPREAEMIAESGQMGAVTVATSMAGRGTDIKLGPGVAELGGLVVIGTERMESQRIDLQIRGRSGRQGDPGMSKFFVSLEDDVIKKYGPNWVHKYYKDYTIDEKTESIELVGRRYRRLVEKAQRASDSAARFSRKQTLEYAESMNIQRELIYAQRNHLINQDQDLTDTIEQVLDDYIDIALVEEDLSEKEKLYHFILKNISFHIEKIPDDLDIDDVEAVAELIYQFAYREIDDKKKQLDTIDLFGYFQCLSLLKAIDDNWIEQVDYLQQLQQAIGSQTASQKNPIVEYYQEAFAGFETMKKQIKKDMVRNLLLSQVLVSEDGNIVTYFP, encoded by the coding sequence ATGTTTAATTCTTTAAATCCTTTAAAACCAGTAAAAAGTGTACTCAAGCAAGTTAATGGTTGGGCTGAGCAGATGGCACAACTGGATGACCAGTCATTAAAAGATAAAACTACTGAATTTAGAGAACGGCTAGACAAAGGCGAAAGTTTAGATGATTTATTACCAGAGGCTTACGCAGTAGTACGTGAAGCAGCTAAGCGTGTATTAGGTATGTTTCCCTATGATGTTCAGGTTATGGGAGCAATCGTTATGCATCAGGGAAATATTGCTGAGATGAGTACAGGAGAAGGTAAGACCTTAACAGCAACCATGCCAGTTTACTTAAATGCACTGACAGGACAAGGAGCAATACTTGTAACGACAAACGAATACTTAGCAAAACGTGATGCTGAAGAAATGGGACAGGTTTACGAGTTTCTAGGTCTAACCATTGGCGTTCCTTTTGCAGAGGATGGTGAAGAACTTGATACCTTTGAAAAAAGGGAGATTTACGCTTCTGATATTATCTATACGACAAATAGTGGTTTGGGCTTTGACTATCTTATTGACAATCTAGCTTCGAATAAAGACGGTAAATACATGCGTCCTTTTAACTTTGCTATTATTGATGAGGTTGATTCCGTCTTACTGGATAGTGCGCAAACTCCCTTGGTTATTTCAGGTTCTCCTCGTGTTCAATCCAACTATTATGCTATGATTAATACACTCATGACGACATTGGTTGAGGATCAGGACTATATTTTCAAGGAAGAAAAGGGTGAAGTTTGGCTGACAACTAAAGGTGCAAAGTTAGCTGAAAATTATCTAGGAATTAGTAACCTCTATGCCAAAGAGAATGCTACATTTGCGCGTCACCTTATTTATGCTCTCCGAGCTCATACCCTATTCAAAAAGGATAAAGATTATATTGTTCGTCAAGGAAAAGATGGACCAGAAGTTGTTCTTTTAGATAAAGCGACTGGACGCTTGATGGAATTGACCAAACTCCAAGGAGGCATGCATCAGGCAATTGAAGCCAAGGAGCTTGTAAAGTTATCTCCCGAAACACGTGCCATGGCTTCTGTCACCTATCAAAGCCTTTTTCGTAAGTTCAAAAAGATTTCAGGTATGACTGGGACTGGTAAGACCGCAGAAAAAGAATTTTTGGATACTTACGGAATGCAAGTTGTTCAAATTCCGACCAATCGTCCGAAACAAAGGATAGATTATCCAGACAATCTTTATGTAACTTTACCAGAAAAGATCTATGCTTCCCTAGAGTATGTAAAGCATTATCATCGAAAAGGGAATCCTCTCCTAATATTCGTTGGTTCGGTTGAAATGTCTGAATTATATTCTAACCTTCTCCTAAGGGAAGGAATTGCCCACAATCTTTTAAATGCTAATAATGCTCCTAGAGAAGCTGAGATGATAGCTGAATCAGGTCAGATGGGTGCTGTCACGGTAGCTACTTCTATGGCGGGACGAGGGACCGATATTAAGTTGGGACCTGGAGTCGCCGAATTAGGTGGTCTTGTTGTCATTGGGACTGAACGTATGGAAAGTCAGCGTATTGATTTACAAATCAGAGGACGTTCAGGACGTCAGGGAGATCCTGGAATGTCTAAATTTTTTGTTTCACTTGAAGATGATGTTATCAAAAAGTATGGCCCTAACTGGGTACATAAATATTATAAAGACTACACTATTGATGAGAAAACTGAGAGTATAGAATTAGTAGGGCGACGCTACAGACGTTTGGTTGAGAAGGCGCAAAGAGCTAGTGACAGTGCGGCACGTTTTTCACGTAAGCAAACACTAGAATATGCTGAGAGTATGAACATTCAACGGGAACTCATTTATGCCCAACGAAATCACCTTATTAATCAAGATCAGGATTTAACAGATACCATTGAGCAGGTTCTTGATGACTATATTGATATTGCCCTGGTTGAAGAAGATCTTAGCGAGAAGGAGAAGTTGTATCACTTTATTCTCAAAAACATTAGTTTTCATATTGAGAAAATTCCAGATGATCTGGATATTGATGATGTCGAAGCTGTGGCTGAACTTATCTATCAGTTTGCTTATAGGGAAATAGATGATAAAAAGAAACAATTAGACACCATCGATCTTTTTGGATATTTCCAATGTCTATCACTTCTTAAGGCTATTGATGATAATTGGATTGAACAGGTTGACTATTTACAACAACTCCAACAAGCTATTGGGAGTCAAACGGCTAGTCAGAAGAATCCAATTGTTGAATATTATCAGGAAGCATTTGCAGGTTTTGAAACCATGAAGAAGCAGATCAAAAAAGACATGGTTCGCAATCTTTTACTCAGTCAAGTGCTTGTTAGTGAGGATGGTAATATCGTGACCTACTTCCCATAG
- the asp4 gene encoding accessory Sec system protein Asp4 yields MTNKDLFHNAVEGRMEELKQKPIVKEKETRGEKINKIFFFMLGFVIIISLIFTLIGMLR; encoded by the coding sequence ATGACAAATAAAGACTTATTTCATAATGCGGTTGAAGGCCGTATGGAGGAGCTAAAACAAAAGCCCATAGTGAAGGAAAAAGAAACTAGGGGCGAGAAAATAAATAAGATTTTCTTTTTTATGTTAGGCTTTGTTATTATAATTAGTTTAATTTTTACTTTAATAGGTATGTTGAGGTAG
- the asp5 gene encoding accessory Sec system protein Asp5, which yields MILLIILSVSLIITVTLQPRQIQIFSSDATSNIGRTSYWASQTLLKGLTLGLSSALFVVLLVMMVISYH from the coding sequence ATGATTTTACTCATCATTTTAAGTGTGTCACTTATTATTACTGTAACACTGCAGCCTAGGCAAATTCAGATTTTTTCGAGTGATGCCACGAGTAATATTGGTAGGACCAGTTACTGGGCGAGCCAAACTCTTCTAAAGGGCCTAACTCTGGGGCTTAGTTCTGCATTATTTGTTGTTCTATTGGTCATGATGGTTATCTCTTATCATTAG